One window from the genome of Bradyrhizobium xenonodulans encodes:
- a CDS encoding LysR family transcriptional regulator, with protein MSDRLQELAVFVRAAESGSFSKAGRELGLSQPSVSRIIGELESRLGVKLLLRTTRRITVTDAGALFLIRARDVLADIEDAEDAARGIDSLRGTLRITMPIVYGTRHIIPRLPKFLRVHPLLRVELSVADERHNLVVEGTDVAVRLGPLDDSGFGARRLATLPRFLVAAPSYLAERGIPKTPADLASHDCIFGPGLFGRTTWSFTRNGAETSVDVQGRITTDSGPGVFASVLAGLGIAMTSPVMAGPEVASGALVPLLKSYKLAPVDVYAVFPAGPRPSTKVRALVDFLAEELR; from the coding sequence ATGAGTGACCGGCTTCAGGAATTGGCCGTGTTCGTTCGGGCGGCCGAGAGCGGCAGCTTTTCGAAGGCCGGACGCGAGCTCGGCCTGTCGCAGCCCTCGGTGTCGCGCATCATCGGAGAGTTGGAGAGCCGGCTCGGGGTCAAGCTGCTGCTGCGAACCACGCGCCGCATCACGGTGACGGACGCCGGCGCGCTGTTCCTCATCCGCGCGCGCGACGTGCTGGCGGATATCGAGGATGCCGAGGACGCCGCCCGCGGCATCGACTCCCTGCGCGGGACGTTGCGCATCACGATGCCCATCGTCTACGGCACAAGGCACATCATCCCGCGCCTGCCGAAATTCCTCAGGGTTCATCCCCTGCTGCGCGTCGAGCTGTCCGTCGCCGACGAACGGCACAACCTCGTCGTGGAGGGCACCGACGTCGCCGTCCGCCTGGGTCCGCTGGACGATTCCGGCTTTGGCGCAAGGAGGCTTGCGACTTTGCCGCGCTTCCTCGTCGCCGCGCCGTCCTATCTTGCCGAGCGCGGCATCCCGAAGACGCCGGCCGATCTCGCCTCGCATGATTGCATCTTCGGCCCCGGCCTGTTCGGCCGAACCACCTGGTCGTTCACCCGCAACGGCGCGGAGACCTCGGTCGACGTCCAGGGACGCATCACCACCGATTCCGGCCCCGGCGTGTTCGCGAGCGTGCTGGCGGGACTCGGCATCGCGATGACCTCGCCGGTGATGGCCGGCCCCGAAGTCGCCTCGGGTGCGCTGGTGCCGCTCTTGAAGAGCTACAAGCTCGCCCCCGTCGACGTCTACGCCGTGTTTCCGGCAGGTCCCCGCCCCTCGACCAAGGTGCGCGCGCTGGTCGACTTCCTGGCGGAGGAGTTGAGATAG
- a CDS encoding peroxiredoxin-like family protein has protein sequence MALQDKLDAFKADFEEGRFPLKPTKEALDSMHRATAELIASGQAQRARKAGDVAPEFTLKDPDGKPVASRDLLAKGPLVVSFYRGVWCPYCNLELQALQERLPEIAARGASLVAISPQTAPNSRKSERDNKLSFPILSDVRSEVADAFGIRFALPADLVSLYKSFKNDLPTFNDNPAWVLPMPARYVIGRDGIIAYAEVNPDYTHRPDPSELLPVLDRLRAGKAA, from the coding sequence ATGGCCCTGCAAGACAAACTCGATGCCTTCAAAGCCGATTTCGAAGAGGGCCGCTTCCCGCTCAAGCCGACAAAGGAGGCGCTGGACTCCATGCATCGCGCCACCGCCGAGCTGATCGCGAGCGGCCAGGCGCAGCGCGCCAGGAAGGCCGGCGACGTCGCGCCGGAATTCACCCTGAAGGATCCGGACGGCAAGCCGGTTGCCTCGCGCGACCTGCTCGCGAAAGGCCCGCTGGTCGTGTCGTTCTATCGCGGCGTCTGGTGCCCCTATTGCAACCTCGAGCTCCAGGCGCTCCAGGAGAGGCTGCCGGAGATCGCCGCGCGCGGCGCCAGCCTCGTTGCGATCTCGCCGCAGACTGCGCCGAACAGCCGCAAATCCGAGCGCGACAACAAATTGTCGTTCCCGATCCTCAGCGACGTCAGGAGCGAGGTTGCCGATGCCTTCGGTATTCGCTTCGCCCTGCCCGCCGATCTCGTCTCGCTCTACAAGTCCTTCAAGAACGATCTGCCCACGTTCAACGACAATCCCGCCTGGGTGCTGCCGATGCCCGCGCGCTATGTCATCGGCCGTGACGGCATCATCGCCTACGCGGAGGTGAACCCGGACTACACGCATCGCCCCGATCCGTCCGAGCTGCTGCCGGTGCTTGACCGGCTGCGGGCGGGCAAGGCGGCCTGA
- the hydA gene encoding dihydropyrimidinase, with protein MPLLIRGGTVVNHDHSRRADVLIDGETIVAVGASLDAPAGSDILDAGGAYVIPGGIDPHTHLEMPFMGTVTADDFESGTKAALAGGTTMVVDFCLPDPGQSMLAAYQEWRHKSEKAAADYGFHMAVTSWSKQIHDEMETVVRTYGINTFKHFMAYKGALMVNDDELYNSFARCAHLGAMPLVHAENGDVVALMQEALIARGVTGPEGHAYSRPPEVEGEATNRAIMIADMTGTPVYIVHTSCREAHEAIARARAAGKRVYGEPLIQHLLLDEGEYQNKNWDHSAQRVMSPPFRDRSHQDSLWAGLQSGSLQVVATDHCAFTTEQKRFGRGDFRKIPNGTGGLEDRLALLWTAGVVTGRLTKEEFVAVTSANIARILNIYPRKGAVAVGSDADVVVWDPKASRTISAKRQMSRIDYNVFEGFSCIGGAAMTLSRGRVVWKDGDLRAEAGDGRYVERPAFSPVHVANSTWKELTAPRAVARGAVTP; from the coding sequence ATGCCCCTCCTCATCCGCGGCGGCACCGTCGTCAATCACGATCATTCGCGCCGCGCGGACGTGCTGATCGACGGCGAGACCATCGTCGCCGTCGGGGCATCGCTCGATGCGCCGGCCGGAAGCGATATCCTCGACGCCGGCGGGGCCTATGTCATTCCAGGCGGAATCGACCCGCACACCCATCTCGAAATGCCGTTCATGGGCACCGTGACCGCCGACGATTTCGAATCGGGAACCAAGGCGGCGCTGGCCGGCGGCACCACCATGGTGGTTGATTTCTGCCTGCCCGATCCCGGCCAGTCGATGCTGGCGGCCTATCAGGAATGGCGGCACAAATCGGAAAAGGCGGCCGCCGACTACGGCTTCCACATGGCGGTGACGTCGTGGTCGAAGCAGATCCATGACGAGATGGAGACCGTGGTCAGGACCTACGGCATCAACACCTTCAAGCACTTCATGGCCTACAAGGGCGCGCTGATGGTGAACGACGACGAGCTCTACAACTCGTTCGCGCGCTGCGCCCATCTCGGTGCCATGCCTCTCGTGCACGCGGAGAATGGCGACGTCGTCGCCCTGATGCAGGAGGCGCTGATCGCGCGGGGCGTCACCGGCCCCGAGGGACATGCCTATTCACGGCCTCCAGAGGTCGAGGGCGAAGCCACCAATCGTGCCATCATGATCGCCGACATGACCGGCACGCCTGTTTACATCGTGCATACGAGCTGCCGCGAAGCGCATGAGGCGATCGCGCGGGCACGTGCAGCGGGCAAGCGCGTCTATGGCGAGCCGCTGATCCAGCATTTACTGCTCGATGAGGGCGAGTACCAGAACAAGAATTGGGATCATTCGGCCCAGCGCGTGATGTCGCCCCCGTTCCGCGACAGGTCGCACCAGGACAGTCTTTGGGCTGGCCTGCAATCCGGCTCGCTCCAGGTGGTCGCGACCGACCATTGCGCCTTCACGACGGAACAGAAGCGGTTCGGGCGCGGCGATTTCAGGAAGATTCCGAACGGCACCGGCGGTCTGGAAGACCGCCTGGCGCTGCTCTGGACCGCCGGTGTCGTCACGGGGCGACTCACCAAGGAAGAATTCGTCGCGGTGACCTCGGCGAACATCGCCCGCATCCTCAACATCTACCCGCGCAAGGGCGCGGTCGCCGTCGGCTCGGACGCCGATGTCGTGGTGTGGGATCCCAAGGCGAGCAGGACCATCAGCGCCAAGCGGCAGATGAGCCGGATCGACTACAATGTGTTCGAGGGCTTTTCCTGCATTGGCGGCGCTGCGATGACATTGTCGCGCGGCCGGGTCGTCTGGAAGGACGGCGATCTGCGCGCCGAGGCCGGCGACGGCCGCTATGTCGAACGCCCGGCGTTCTCACCGGTGCATGTCGCCAACTCGACCTGGAAAGAGCTGACCGCCCCGCGCGCGGTCGCACGTGGAGCGGTGACGCCGTAA
- a CDS encoding glycoside hydrolase family 3 N-terminal domain-containing protein: protein MQFLHRIGFILLWLAAPVVAFAAANKNDPYLLVLRGAGNIALVVASILIVVVLLRRGRWRSIAGKLLVMLWCLPSVLMSAAHLKFELRKHDVLAASAAEARQIGPHFMVGYSSFPDVARLAEQGLIGGVYVTRHNIRGRSVEALRDEIAALQDKRRAAGLPPLVIAADQEGGIVGHLAPPLTKVPALATLTGLAPDEQQVRAEEFGRIHGRELSGLGVNLNLAPVLDLKPPQRRIRLDFHTLIGQRAIATDPAVVSTIASAYVRGLEESGVGATLKHFPGIGRVRTDTHHFSANLDTPVKELEVTDWLPFREVLSHSRSALMVGHVTLTAVDPDRAASHSKRVVDGIIRDKWGYQGMVMTDDLVMGAIYQNDVCKAVVEAINAGVDMLLVAYDGAQFYRVFACALDGSRQGKLDVAMLRASAARLKAGLPTEQARAASRAVSIARQN, encoded by the coding sequence ATGCAATTCCTTCATCGCATCGGTTTCATCCTGCTCTGGCTTGCCGCGCCTGTCGTCGCGTTCGCGGCGGCGAACAAGAACGATCCTTATCTGCTGGTGCTGCGCGGCGCCGGAAACATCGCGCTTGTCGTCGCAAGCATCCTGATCGTCGTCGTCCTGCTGCGTCGCGGACGCTGGCGCAGCATCGCGGGTAAGCTGCTCGTCATGCTGTGGTGCCTGCCGTCGGTGCTGATGTCGGCAGCGCATCTGAAGTTCGAGCTGCGCAAGCACGATGTTCTGGCCGCGAGCGCCGCGGAAGCACGACAGATCGGGCCGCACTTCATGGTCGGCTACTCCTCGTTTCCCGATGTCGCGCGCCTCGCCGAGCAAGGGTTGATCGGCGGCGTCTACGTCACCCGGCACAACATCCGGGGCCGGTCCGTGGAAGCGCTGCGGGACGAGATCGCGGCGCTCCAGGACAAGCGGCGGGCCGCGGGCTTGCCGCCGCTGGTCATCGCCGCGGACCAGGAGGGCGGCATCGTCGGGCATCTTGCACCGCCATTGACCAAGGTGCCGGCGCTGGCGACGCTCACAGGGCTTGCCCCCGACGAGCAGCAGGTTAGGGCCGAAGAATTCGGCCGCATCCATGGCCGCGAGCTTTCGGGGTTGGGCGTCAACCTCAATCTCGCGCCGGTTCTCGATCTCAAGCCGCCGCAGCGGCGCATCCGCCTCGACTTCCATACGCTGATCGGCCAGCGCGCGATTGCGACCGATCCTGCGGTCGTCAGCACGATCGCGAGCGCTTATGTGCGCGGGCTGGAAGAGTCAGGCGTCGGCGCCACGCTCAAGCATTTTCCCGGCATTGGCCGCGTGCGAACTGATACGCACCATTTCAGCGCCAATCTCGACACGCCGGTGAAGGAGCTCGAAGTCACCGACTGGCTTCCGTTCCGCGAGGTGCTGTCGCATTCGCGTAGCGCGCTGATGGTCGGTCATGTCACGCTCACGGCTGTCGATCCTGACCGTGCAGCCTCGCATTCGAAGCGCGTCGTCGATGGCATCATCCGTGACAAATGGGGCTATCAGGGCATGGTCATGACCGACGACCTCGTGATGGGCGCGATCTATCAGAACGACGTCTGCAAGGCCGTGGTCGAGGCCATCAATGCCGGCGTCGACATGCTGCTGGTCGCCTATGACGGTGCGCAATTCTACCGAGTCTTTGCCTGCGCCCTGGACGGATCGCGGCAGGGCAAGCTCGACGTGGCGATGCTGCGCGCGAGCGCAGCGCGGCTGAAAGCGGGCCTTCCGACCGAGCAGGCGCGCGCCGCTTCACGCGCTGTCAGCATCGCCCGTCAAAACTAG
- a CDS encoding ABC transporter substrate-binding protein produces the protein MSASPFDISRRNVVLGGLGAAGMTAVAPRFVWAQGRRETLLVVQELGPNSLDMQGVGSNQTVNGLSWNCYDRLLTYASKTLPDGTISYDREKLAPELAESWEVAADGMSCTFRLRKDAKFHDGTPVTAKDVKWSFDRAVKVGGFPTFQMSAGSLEKPEQFVVVDDHTFRIDYVRKDKMLLFNVAVVVPFIINSELAKKNATAEDPWALAWLKTNEAGGGAYRIESWKPGSETVLARFDDWKSGPLPKVKRVIARDVPSAGTRRAMLERGDADISSGFAPRDFEQIIKEGKVKVSGVPIPNALWYVALNSAKPPFDNVKLRQAVAWAMPYEQIQSSAFFGRAVPMYGGATEVSKPVWPQPFPYVTDLDKARALMKEAGFESGLETTLSLDTGTATVGEPTAILIQESLAKIGIKAAIEKIPGANWRTTLNKKELPLALNRFSGWLDYPEYYFYWNFHGNNSIFNISSYQNKAMDTLIDKARFTADTAEYDRCVKDFIALCMRDVPVVPLNQPIHDVAMQKTISGYEFWFHREPDYRQFAKG, from the coding sequence ATGAGCGCATCACCCTTCGACATCAGCCGCCGCAATGTGGTGCTTGGCGGTCTCGGCGCGGCCGGGATGACGGCCGTCGCGCCACGCTTCGTCTGGGCGCAGGGGCGCCGCGAGACGCTGCTGGTGGTGCAGGAGCTGGGTCCGAACTCGCTCGACATGCAGGGTGTCGGCTCCAACCAGACCGTGAACGGCCTGTCCTGGAATTGCTACGACCGTCTGCTGACCTACGCCTCCAAGACGCTGCCCGACGGCACCATCTCCTACGACCGCGAGAAGCTGGCGCCTGAACTCGCCGAAAGCTGGGAGGTCGCGGCCGACGGCATGTCCTGCACCTTCCGCTTGCGCAAGGACGCGAAATTCCACGACGGCACGCCGGTTACCGCCAAGGATGTCAAATGGTCGTTCGACCGCGCGGTGAAGGTCGGCGGCTTCCCGACCTTCCAGATGTCGGCGGGATCGCTGGAAAAGCCCGAACAGTTCGTGGTGGTCGACGACCACACCTTCCGCATCGACTATGTGCGCAAGGACAAGATGCTGCTGTTCAACGTCGCGGTCGTCGTGCCCTTCATCATCAATTCCGAACTCGCGAAGAAGAACGCGACGGCCGAAGACCCCTGGGCGCTGGCGTGGCTCAAGACCAACGAAGCCGGCGGCGGCGCCTACAGGATCGAGAGCTGGAAGCCCGGCAGCGAGACCGTGCTGGCGCGGTTCGACGACTGGAAGAGCGGGCCGCTGCCGAAGGTCAAGCGCGTCATTGCGCGCGACGTCCCCTCCGCCGGCACCCGCCGCGCCATGCTGGAGCGGGGCGACGCCGATATTTCCAGCGGCTTTGCACCGCGCGATTTCGAGCAGATCATCAAAGAGGGCAAGGTCAAGGTGTCGGGCGTGCCGATCCCGAACGCGCTCTGGTACGTCGCGCTGAACAGCGCGAAGCCGCCGTTCGACAATGTGAAGCTGCGCCAGGCCGTCGCCTGGGCGATGCCCTATGAGCAGATCCAGAGCAGCGCCTTCTTCGGGCGCGCCGTTCCCATGTATGGCGGGGCAACCGAGGTCTCAAAGCCGGTTTGGCCGCAACCGTTTCCCTACGTCACCGATCTCGACAAGGCCAGGGCGTTGATGAAGGAGGCCGGCTTCGAGTCCGGCCTGGAAACGACGCTCTCGCTCGACACCGGCACCGCAACGGTCGGAGAGCCGACCGCTATCCTGATTCAGGAGAGTCTCGCCAAGATCGGCATCAAGGCAGCGATCGAAAAGATTCCCGGCGCGAACTGGCGCACGACGCTGAACAAGAAGGAGCTGCCGCTCGCCCTCAACCGCTTCAGCGGCTGGCTGGACTACCCCGAATATTACTTCTACTGGAATTTCCACGGCAACAACTCGATCTTCAACATCTCCTCCTACCAGAACAAGGCGATGGACACGCTGATCGACAAGGCTCGGTTCACCGCGGATACGGCCGAGTACGACAGGTGCGTGAAGGATTTCATCGCGCTCTGCATGCGCGACGTCCCTGTCGTGCCACTCAACCAGCCGATCCATGACGTCGCCATGCAGAAAACCATCTCTGGCTACGAGTTCTGGTTTCATCGCGAGCCGGACTACCGTCAGTTCGCGAAAGGCTAG
- a CDS encoding PspA/IM30 family protein, whose amino-acid sequence MFKTVVTLFRGSVAAAGEELEDRTALLILDQQMRDAAAAVERSKRTLALAIAQDQQEGRKLEATVARIADLETRAVAALDGGREDLAKDAAEAIAGLEADRDAAMTARALFATEIVKLKRHVATAQARITELDRGRRVARASEAVRSLRRSGIEAARPYESTLPEAESTLRRLRERQMEAQAADDALVELDAATGPLATAERLAEQGFGPRLKTTADDVLARLKSKRPPTA is encoded by the coding sequence ATGTTCAAGACCGTAGTGACACTTTTCCGCGGCAGCGTGGCCGCCGCGGGCGAAGAACTGGAAGACCGGACGGCCCTCCTGATCCTCGACCAGCAGATGCGCGATGCGGCCGCCGCCGTCGAGCGCAGCAAGCGGACGCTGGCGCTGGCGATCGCGCAGGACCAGCAGGAGGGCCGCAAGCTCGAGGCGACCGTCGCCCGCATCGCCGATCTCGAGACCCGCGCGGTTGCGGCGCTCGACGGCGGCCGCGAGGATCTCGCCAAGGACGCCGCCGAGGCCATCGCGGGTCTGGAAGCCGATCGTGATGCGGCGATGACGGCCCGGGCCTTGTTCGCGACCGAGATCGTCAAACTGAAGCGCCACGTCGCAACCGCGCAGGCCCGCATCACCGAGCTCGACCGCGGCCGCCGCGTCGCCCGCGCCTCGGAAGCGGTGCGCTCGCTCCGCCGCAGCGGCATCGAGGCAGCCCGTCCCTACGAATCCACACTGCCGGAGGCGGAGAGCACATTGCGGCGCCTGCGCGAGCGGCAGATGGAGGCCCAGGCCGCCGACGATGCCCTGGTCGAGCTCGATGCGGCCACCGGTCCGCTCGCCACTGCCGAGAGACTCGCCGAGCAGGGCTTTGGTCCCCGGCTCAAGACGACCGCCGACGACGTGCTGGCGCGGCTGAAGTCCAAGCGTCCGCCGACGGCCTGA
- a CDS encoding HesA/MoeB/ThiF family protein has protein sequence MSFDYYSFTGRNLGFIDEREQQLLRQARVFVCGVGGMGGAAFMALARAGVGKFVIADIDRFEVSNLNRQVFAFADEVGREKAEVAAEAARRINPTIEIDVLGESWTSELSGIVERCPVVVNGMDDIAAGVHLYRTARNAAATVIDAYMSPLPSVIVVRPDDPRPEERLNFPTRNKDWRDINEDDRRAAMLAEIEHVMLHSSSRNYVDLAIAGEVAAGRRSRMSFAPMVISTGMLMAYEAIALILGRKSGTDCRGWFLNPHQPAIEKPRNAIVAALMRPLVRRAIAEFTSGK, from the coding sequence ATGAGTTTCGACTATTATTCCTTCACCGGCCGCAACCTCGGCTTCATCGACGAGCGCGAGCAGCAATTGCTGCGGCAGGCGCGCGTCTTCGTCTGCGGCGTCGGCGGCATGGGCGGCGCGGCCTTCATGGCATTGGCCCGCGCCGGGGTCGGCAAGTTCGTCATTGCAGACATCGACCGGTTCGAGGTCTCCAACCTGAACCGACAGGTGTTTGCCTTCGCAGACGAAGTCGGCCGCGAGAAGGCCGAAGTCGCCGCCGAAGCCGCGAGGCGCATCAATCCGACGATCGAGATCGACGTGCTCGGCGAAAGCTGGACCAGCGAGTTGAGCGGCATCGTGGAGCGCTGCCCCGTCGTCGTCAACGGCATGGACGACATTGCCGCCGGCGTGCACCTCTATCGAACCGCGAGGAACGCAGCCGCGACCGTGATCGACGCCTATATGTCGCCGCTGCCATCGGTCATCGTGGTGCGTCCGGACGATCCGAGGCCTGAAGAGCGGCTCAATTTTCCGACGCGGAACAAGGATTGGCGCGACATCAATGAGGATGACCGGCGCGCGGCGATGCTCGCCGAAATCGAGCACGTGATGCTGCACTCCTCCTCGCGCAACTACGTTGATCTCGCCATCGCGGGCGAGGTCGCCGCCGGGCGACGGAGCCGGATGTCGTTTGCGCCGATGGTGATCTCGACCGGCATGCTGATGGCCTATGAGGCGATTGCGCTCATTCTCGGCCGCAAGTCGGGAACCGATTGCCGGGGCTGGTTCCTGAACCCGCATCAACCCGCGATCGAGAAGCCGCGGAACGCCATCGTGGCTGCGCTGATGCGACCGCTGGTGCGCCGCGCCATCGCAGAATTCACGAGCGGCAAATGA
- a CDS encoding YiaA/YiaB family inner membrane protein, with translation MNQNGQPHSSAWVTFTYASFAASAFLVAIGIFFLPIDLWMKGYLTMGIVMLIQTCITLTKTVRDNHESSRLVNRIEDAKAERLLMEVSKAA, from the coding sequence ATGAACCAGAACGGCCAGCCCCACAGCAGCGCCTGGGTGACCTTCACTTACGCGTCCTTCGCCGCCTCCGCCTTCCTCGTCGCCATCGGCATCTTCTTCCTGCCGATCGACCTCTGGATGAAGGGCTATCTCACGATGGGCATCGTGATGCTGATCCAGACCTGCATCACTCTCACCAAGACGGTCCGCGACAATCACGAGAGCAGCCGGCTGGTGAACCGGATCGAGGATGCCAAGGCCGAGCGCCTGCTGATGGAAGTGTCCAAGGCGGCTTGA
- a CDS encoding TetR/AcrR family transcriptional regulator, whose translation MSKALERREKLRADLILAAEQMIASRGLAGLKTRDLAREIGCANGAVYNLVTDVDELILRVGSRTLYRLDAMLSAAERAGEPSPQETLVRIAIAYCDFAAENLQLWRALFEHRMEADKIVPDWSVDDQMQLFRHIYVPLAALFPKRSPDELGITARSLFSAVHGMVALGLEQKLVAVPLPALRKEIAGLVRAMIDGLIARQN comes from the coding sequence ATGTCTAAAGCCTTGGAACGTCGAGAGAAACTGCGGGCCGACCTGATCCTGGCGGCGGAACAGATGATCGCCAGCCGCGGATTAGCCGGCCTGAAAACCCGCGATCTCGCCCGCGAGATCGGCTGCGCCAATGGCGCGGTCTACAATCTCGTCACTGATGTCGACGAGCTGATCCTGCGCGTCGGCTCGCGGACCCTGTATCGACTCGACGCCATGCTCAGCGCGGCGGAGCGCGCGGGCGAGCCCTCGCCGCAGGAAACCCTGGTCCGCATCGCCATCGCCTACTGCGATTTCGCCGCCGAAAATCTCCAGCTCTGGCGCGCGCTGTTCGAGCACCGCATGGAGGCCGACAAGATCGTTCCCGACTGGTCCGTCGACGACCAGATGCAGCTGTTCCGCCACATCTATGTGCCGCTGGCCGCACTGTTTCCAAAACGCAGCCCGGACGAGCTCGGCATCACCGCGCGCAGCCTGTTCTCGGCGGTGCACGGCATGGTGGCGCTGGGCCTGGAGCAGAAATTGGTCGCCGTTCCGCTGCCGGCGCTGCGCAAGGAAATCGCAGGCCTCGTGCGCGCGATGATCGACGGATTGATCGCGCGGCAGAACTAG
- a CDS encoding DUF4153 domain-containing protein, with protein sequence MTSLASTIAADLQPLRPSAIPVKLGLTLALAGLADWLFYGERIGLSLTPFAIAMACVSVLFNHATLDVRRGMISAAIFVAGLAPAVEELNTLSLLILILSLTIALLIATNPETTELTERAHALRNFFLLGPFRFFLEALQIFSLSAFTRGIALWLLPAALSTVFVALFAAANPVIEQWVFLLNPKLILRYISIPRVLFWVMMLALVWPFIHVRWRRRTVVNTPLTDGPVPPPAPPQVSAEFLGASTILRSLILFNLLFAAQSILDGIYLWGHVALPANMTYAAYAHRGAYPLIATALLAAAFVLVAMRPGGPAEKSTVIRPLVYLWVGQNVLLVASSILRLDLYVDIYMLTYWRIAAFVWMGLVALGLILIVARIALDRSNRWLVGANLIALTIVLYTVSLVNFDAFIADYNVAHSSEMSGKGVTIDANYLLTLGPQALPALDKVIAHRPGDDCLARRRDRLVETQRLDMAWRAWGFRSWRLQRRLDAQAKGQPGNQPAG encoded by the coding sequence ATGACGAGCCTGGCTTCGACGATAGCAGCAGATCTTCAGCCGCTCAGGCCCTCCGCGATTCCGGTCAAGCTTGGTCTCACGCTGGCGCTGGCGGGGCTCGCCGACTGGCTGTTCTATGGCGAGCGGATCGGGCTGTCGCTGACGCCGTTTGCGATCGCGATGGCCTGCGTATCCGTGCTATTCAATCATGCGACCCTTGATGTACGGCGCGGCATGATCAGCGCAGCCATTTTCGTCGCCGGCCTCGCACCGGCCGTCGAGGAGCTCAACACGCTGTCGTTGCTGATCCTCATCCTGTCGCTGACGATTGCGCTTCTGATCGCGACCAATCCGGAAACGACCGAGCTGACCGAGCGTGCCCATGCACTGCGCAACTTCTTCCTGCTCGGCCCCTTCAGGTTCTTCCTCGAGGCGCTCCAGATCTTCAGCCTGTCGGCGTTCACCCGCGGCATCGCGCTCTGGCTGCTCCCGGCAGCGCTCAGCACCGTCTTCGTCGCACTGTTCGCCGCGGCCAATCCGGTCATCGAGCAGTGGGTATTCCTGCTCAATCCAAAGCTCATCCTCCGCTATATCAGCATCCCGCGGGTGCTGTTCTGGGTCATGATGCTGGCGCTAGTCTGGCCGTTCATCCATGTCCGCTGGCGGCGCCGGACCGTTGTCAACACGCCCCTCACCGATGGCCCCGTGCCGCCGCCGGCGCCGCCACAAGTCTCGGCGGAGTTTCTGGGCGCCTCCACCATCCTGCGCTCGCTGATCTTGTTCAACCTGCTGTTCGCGGCACAGTCCATTCTCGACGGCATCTATCTCTGGGGCCATGTGGCGCTGCCCGCCAACATGACCTATGCGGCCTATGCCCATCGCGGCGCCTATCCGCTGATCGCGACCGCCCTGCTCGCCGCGGCCTTCGTGCTGGTCGCGATGCGCCCGGGCGGGCCGGCCGAAAAATCGACGGTGATCCGGCCGCTGGTCTATCTCTGGGTGGGGCAGAATGTGCTCCTGGTCGCCTCCTCCATCCTCCGGCTCGATCTCTACGTCGACATCTACATGCTGACCTATTGGCGTATCGCGGCCTTCGTCTGGATGGGGCTGGTGGCGCTCGGGCTGATCCTGATCGTGGCCCGCATCGCGCTCGACCGCTCCAACCGCTGGCTCGTCGGCGCCAATCTGATCGCGTTAACGATCGTGCTCTATACTGTCTCGCTGGTGAACTTCGACGCGTTCATTGCCGACTACAATGTGGCGCACAGCAGTGAAATGTCGGGCAAGGGCGTGACGATCGATGCCAACTATCTCCTCACACTCGGACCGCAGGCGCTGCCCGCGCTCGACAAGGTCATCGCCCATCGCCCGGGCGACGACTGCCTTGCGCGGCGCCGCGATCGGCTTGTAGAAACCCAACGACTGGACATGGCCTGGCGCGCCTGGGGCTTTCGGAGCTGGCGGCTGCAGCGCCGGCTCGATGCTCAGGCCAAAGGCCAGCCCGGCAATCAGCCGGCAGGGTGA